Proteins from one Comamonas flocculans genomic window:
- a CDS encoding Na/Pi cotransporter family protein, producing the protein MKHLLNLLAAIALLVWGMHLVRTGVLRVFGANLRAWLARSLGNRFTAALSGIGVTALVQSSTATALMTASFVGQGLISLPAALAVMRGADIGTALMAVLLSFDLSWLSPMFIFVGVVLFITRQASTAGRVGRIFIGLGLMLLALERIVQASDPMLASPVTAVVLEALGKDLLAEILIGAVLAIISYSSLAVVLLIAAMAASQVVPVDMALGLVLGANVGNGLAAVLTLAGADTEVKQVTVGNLLFKLLGVAVMAPFVGLWLRLVQPHMPGVGHGVVLFHLAYNVIISVGFIGLTQWVARLIARLLPKPARLPGQRPHHLDPSALSTPSLAMSLAVREALTQADVVENMLTGVMEVIRRNDESLAMRLREMDDEVDSLYSAIKYYLTKIPRDDLGEKESRRWADIISFTINMEQIGDIIERIVQDVEEKKISKGVEFSEAGMAEISDLHARLVNNLRLSMGVFLDGTVRDAQRLLEEKGHFRALERTYAANHLARLAERATQSMETSSLHIDLLSDLRRINSLISATAYPILEQAGALPSGRERAVGHEGGLPKV; encoded by the coding sequence ATGAAGCACCTTCTGAATCTGCTGGCCGCGATCGCCCTGCTGGTGTGGGGCATGCACCTGGTACGCACCGGGGTGCTGAGGGTGTTCGGCGCCAATTTGCGTGCCTGGCTGGCGCGCAGCCTGGGCAACCGCTTTACCGCGGCGCTGTCGGGCATAGGGGTGACGGCGCTGGTGCAGTCCAGCACCGCCACGGCCCTGATGACGGCCTCTTTCGTCGGGCAGGGGCTGATCTCGCTGCCGGCCGCGCTGGCGGTGATGCGCGGGGCGGACATAGGCACGGCGCTGATGGCGGTGCTGCTGTCGTTCGACCTGTCCTGGCTGTCGCCGATGTTCATCTTCGTGGGCGTGGTGCTGTTCATCACGCGCCAGGCCAGCACCGCCGGGCGGGTGGGGCGCATCTTCATCGGGCTGGGGCTGATGCTGCTGGCGCTGGAGCGCATCGTGCAGGCCAGCGACCCCATGCTCGCCTCGCCCGTCACCGCCGTGGTGCTGGAAGCCCTGGGCAAGGACCTGCTGGCCGAGATTCTCATCGGTGCGGTGCTGGCCATCATTTCCTACTCCAGTCTGGCGGTGGTGCTGCTGATCGCGGCCATGGCCGCGTCGCAGGTGGTGCCGGTGGACATGGCGCTGGGCCTGGTGCTCGGCGCCAATGTCGGCAACGGCCTGGCCGCGGTGCTGACGCTGGCGGGTGCGGACACCGAAGTGAAGCAGGTGACCGTGGGCAACCTGCTGTTCAAGCTGCTGGGCGTGGCGGTGATGGCGCCCTTCGTCGGCCTGTGGCTGCGCCTTGTGCAGCCGCACATGCCGGGCGTGGGGCATGGCGTGGTGCTGTTTCACCTGGCCTACAACGTGATCATCAGCGTGGGCTTCATCGGGCTTACCCAATGGGTGGCGCGGCTGATTGCGCGCCTGCTGCCCAAGCCGGCGCGGCTGCCGGGCCAGCGGCCGCACCACCTGGACCCCTCGGCGCTGTCCACGCCGTCGCTGGCCATGAGCCTGGCGGTGCGCGAGGCGCTGACGCAGGCCGACGTGGTGGAAAACATGCTGACCGGTGTGATGGAGGTGATACGCCGCAACGACGAGTCGCTGGCCATGCGGCTGCGCGAGATGGACGACGAGGTGGACAGCCTGTATTCCGCGATCAAGTACTACCTGACCAAGATCCCGCGCGACGACCTGGGCGAGAAGGAGAGCCGGCGCTGGGCCGACATCATCAGCTTCACGATCAACATGGAGCAGATCGGCGACATCATCGAGCGCATCGTGCAGGACGTGGAAGAAAAGAAGATCAGCAAGGGGGTGGAGTTTTCCGAAGCCGGCATGGCCGAGATCTCGGACCTGCATGCCCGCCTGGTAAACAACCTGCGCCTGAGCATGGGGGTGTTCCTGGACGGCACGGTGCGCGACGCCCAGCGCCTGCTGGAAGAAAAGGGGCACTTTCGCGCGCTGGAGCGCACCTACGCGGCCAACCACCTGGCGCGCCTGGCCGAGCGCGCGACGCAGAGCATGGAAACGAGCTCGCTGCACATCGACCTGCTGTCGGACCTGCGGCGCATCAACTCGCTCATCAGCGCCACCGCCTACCCCATCCTGGAGCAGGCCGGCGCCCTGCCTTCGGGGCGCGAGCGCGCCGTGGGACATGAAGGCGGACTGCCCAAGGTCTGA
- the lspA gene encoding signal peptidase II, with protein MPEAAKGAGAARQALPWLAWAAVVVVLDQLTKLLILRAYQLGEATPVTGFFNIVRAHNSGAAFSFLAGASGWQRWLFVGLGLVIGAFIVWQLLRHPGQRLFSFALASILGGAAGNVLDRLQHGYVVDFLDFHWSWLAGIFYRGHFPAFNLADSAITLGAVCLIVDEVRRSRTAPAK; from the coding sequence ATGCCTGAGGCGGCAAAGGGCGCGGGCGCCGCGCGCCAGGCATTGCCCTGGCTGGCCTGGGCGGCGGTCGTGGTGGTGCTCGACCAGCTCACCAAGCTGCTCATCCTGCGCGCCTACCAGCTGGGCGAGGCCACGCCGGTCACCGGCTTCTTCAACATCGTGCGCGCGCACAACAGTGGCGCCGCGTTCTCCTTCCTGGCGGGTGCCAGCGGCTGGCAGCGCTGGCTCTTCGTCGGCCTGGGCCTGGTCATTGGCGCCTTCATCGTCTGGCAGCTGCTGCGCCACCCGGGCCAGAGGCTGTTTTCCTTTGCGCTGGCCAGCATCCTGGGTGGCGCCGCGGGCAACGTGCTGGACCGTCTGCAGCACGGCTACGTGGTGGATTTCCTCGATTTCCACTGGTCCTGGCTCGCGGGCATCTTCTACCGCGGGCACTTCCCGGCCTTCAACCTCGCGGATTCGGCGATCACGCTCGGCGCGGTGTGCCTGATCGTGGATGAGGTGCGGCGCAGCAGGACGGCGCCGGCAAAATGA
- the ileS gene encoding isoleucine--tRNA ligase has translation MPDSKPKHAPESAYRATLNMPDTPFPMRGDLPRREPGWVTEWNDKGLYKKLRDARHGAPKFILHDGPPYANGQIHIGHAVNKILKDMIVKARQLEGYDALYTPGWDCHGLPIENAIEKKYGRKLPRDEMQARGRAFATEQIAQQMQDFQRLGVLGEWEHPYKTMDFANEAGELRALKKVMQRGFVYRGLKPVYWCFDCGSSLAEFEIEYQDKGSQTLDVMFPAADPGRLAAAFGLARLDKPAFAVIWTTTAWTIPANQALNVNPELEYSLLDTERGLLIVASALVEKCLERWQLQGKVIATTVGAKLDHMPFRHPLAHVDQGFDRLSPVYVADYATAEDGTGIVHSAPAYGVEDFNSCVANGMKVQDILNPVQGNGVYAPDLGMFAGQFIWKAVPLIIDALRVAGRLMDTRAITHSYPHCWRHKTPVIYRAAAQWFVRMDEGEGVFTDPAQKPAQTLRQIALAAIENTSFYPENGKARLRDMIAGRPDWCISRQRSWGVPLPFFLHKDSGELHPRTLAIIDQAADIVEQGGIEAWSRLSAEDVLGAQEAQSYTKSTDILEVWFDSGSTFWHVLRGTHPQLHHDEGPEADLYLEGHDQHRGWFHSSLLLASAIYGRAPYRGLLTHGFTVDGQGKKMSKSLGNTVSPQEVSSRLGAEIIRLWCASTDYSGDLAIDDKILARVVDGYRRIRNTLRFLLANVSDFDPARDAVATEEMLEIDRWALARTAALQQDILAHYKVYEFHPVVARLQLFCSEDLGGFYLDVLKDRLYTTAPKSLARRSAQTALHAITHAMLRWMAPFLSFTAEEAWKVFGGSGSIFLETYWKPAEVDEALLARWQRILEIRAAVNKEIENQREAGVVGSSLQAVVALAAGPEDHALLASLGDDLKFVFIVSAIELKAADALQISVSASSEHKCERCWHYRADVGQDAAHPTICGRCVSNLFGDGERRVHA, from the coding sequence ATGCCCGATTCCAAACCCAAGCACGCGCCCGAGAGCGCCTACCGCGCCACGTTGAACATGCCGGACACGCCGTTTCCGATGCGCGGCGACCTGCCCAGGCGCGAACCCGGCTGGGTCACGGAATGGAACGACAAGGGCCTGTACAAGAAGCTGCGCGACGCCCGCCATGGTGCGCCGAAATTCATCCTGCACGACGGCCCGCCGTATGCCAACGGCCAGATCCACATCGGCCATGCGGTCAACAAGATCCTCAAGGACATGATCGTCAAGGCGCGCCAGCTCGAAGGCTACGACGCGCTCTACACGCCGGGCTGGGACTGCCACGGCCTGCCGATCGAGAACGCGATCGAGAAGAAGTACGGGCGCAAGCTGCCGCGCGATGAGATGCAGGCCAGGGGCCGGGCCTTTGCCACCGAGCAGATCGCCCAGCAGATGCAGGACTTCCAGCGCCTGGGCGTGCTCGGCGAGTGGGAGCACCCCTACAAGACCATGGACTTCGCCAACGAGGCCGGGGAGCTGCGCGCGCTCAAGAAGGTGATGCAGCGCGGTTTTGTCTACCGCGGTCTCAAGCCGGTGTACTGGTGCTTTGACTGCGGCTCGTCGCTCGCGGAGTTCGAGATCGAATACCAGGACAAGGGCAGCCAGACGCTGGACGTGATGTTCCCCGCCGCCGATCCGGGCCGGCTGGCGGCGGCGTTTGGCCTGGCCAGGCTGGACAAGCCCGCGTTTGCCGTGATCTGGACCACGACCGCCTGGACGATTCCGGCCAACCAGGCGCTCAACGTCAACCCCGAACTCGAATACAGCCTGCTCGATACCGAGCGCGGGCTGTTGATCGTCGCCTCGGCGCTGGTCGAGAAGTGTCTGGAGCGCTGGCAGCTCCAGGGCAAGGTGATCGCCACCACCGTGGGTGCGAAGCTCGACCACATGCCCTTTCGGCATCCGCTCGCCCACGTGGACCAGGGGTTTGACCGCCTCTCGCCCGTCTACGTGGCCGACTACGCCACCGCCGAGGACGGCACCGGCATCGTGCACAGCGCGCCCGCCTATGGCGTGGAGGACTTCAACTCCTGCGTGGCCAACGGCATGAAGGTGCAGGACATCCTCAACCCGGTGCAGGGCAATGGCGTGTACGCGCCGGACCTGGGCATGTTCGCCGGCCAGTTCATCTGGAAGGCGGTGCCGCTCATCATCGATGCTTTGAGAGTGGCCGGGCGGCTCATGGACACGCGCGCCATCACGCACAGCTACCCGCATTGCTGGCGCCACAAGACGCCGGTCATCTACCGCGCTGCCGCGCAGTGGTTCGTGCGCATGGACGAAGGCGAGGGCGTGTTCACCGATCCAGCACAAAAACCGGCCCAAACGCTGCGCCAGATTGCGCTGGCAGCTATCGAAAACACCAGTTTTTACCCGGAAAACGGCAAGGCGCGGCTGCGCGACATGATCGCCGGCCGGCCCGACTGGTGCATCTCGCGCCAGCGTTCCTGGGGCGTGCCGCTGCCCTTCTTCCTGCACAAGGACAGCGGCGAGCTGCATCCGCGCACGCTCGCGATCATCGACCAGGCGGCCGATATCGTGGAGCAGGGCGGCATCGAGGCCTGGAGCCGCCTGAGCGCCGAAGACGTGCTCGGCGCGCAGGAGGCACAGTCCTACACCAAGAGCACCGACATCCTGGAGGTGTGGTTCGACTCGGGCTCCACCTTCTGGCACGTGCTGCGCGGCACGCACCCGCAGCTGCACCACGACGAAGGCCCCGAGGCCGACCTGTACCTGGAAGGGCACGACCAGCACCGCGGCTGGTTCCATTCCTCGCTGCTGCTGGCCAGCGCCATCTACGGGCGCGCACCCTACCGCGGCCTGCTCACGCACGGCTTCACCGTGGACGGCCAGGGCAAGAAGATGAGCAAGTCGCTGGGCAACACCGTCTCGCCGCAGGAGGTCAGCTCTCGCCTGGGGGCCGAGATCATCCGGCTGTGGTGCGCCTCGACCGACTATTCCGGCGACCTGGCGATCGACGACAAGATCCTCGCGCGCGTGGTCGACGGCTACCGGCGCATCCGCAACACCCTGCGCTTCCTGCTGGCCAACGTGAGCGACTTCGACCCGGCGCGCGACGCGGTGGCGACCGAGGAAATGCTGGAGATCGACCGCTGGGCGCTGGCGCGCACCGCCGCCTTGCAGCAGGACATCCTTGCGCATTACAAGGTCTACGAATTCCACCCGGTGGTGGCGCGGCTGCAGCTCTTCTGTTCGGAAGACCTGGGCGGCTTCTACCTGGACGTGCTCAAGGACCGGCTCTACACCACCGCCCCCAAGAGCCTGGCGCGGCGCAGCGCGCAGACCGCGCTGCACGCCATCACCCACGCCATGCTGCGCTGGATGGCGCCCTTCCTGTCGTTCACCGCCGAGGAGGCCTGGAAGGTGTTCGGCGGCTCCGGGTCCATCTTCCTGGAGACCTATTGGAAGCCGGCCGAGGTGGACGAGGCGCTGCTCGCCCGCTGGCAGCGCATCCTGGAGATCCGCGCGGCGGTGAACAAGGAGATCGAAAACCAGCGCGAGGCGGGTGTCGTCGGCTCGTCGCTGCAGGCGGTGGTGGCGCTGGCGGCCGGGCCCGAGGACCACGCGCTGCTGGCCAGCCTGGGCGATGACCTGAAGTTCGTGTTCATCGTCTCTGCTATCGAACTCAAAGCTGCCGACGCTTTGCAGATCAGCGTTTCAGCCAGTTCCGAGCACAAATGCGAGCGCTGCTGGCACTACCGCGCGGACGTCGGCCAGGATGCGGCGCATCCGACGATCTGCGGGCGCTGCGTGAGCAACCTGTTCGGCGATGGCGAGCGTCGCGTTCATGCCTGA
- a CDS encoding bifunctional riboflavin kinase/FAD synthetase — MKIFHGLQASGLAPACALTIGNFDGVHRGHQAMLALLAAEARQRSVASCVLTFEPHPRDYFAAEQRKPDLAPARIGTLRDKLAGLARCGVDQAVVVRFNAQLAQLPAQAFIDEVVVEALGARYVLVGDDFRFGARRAGDYDMLDAAGRAAGFDVARMLSYEVHGERVSSTAVREALAAGDMDAAARLLGRPYAISGHVVRGRRLGRELGASSAGAGDGFRTLNLRFSHWKPAASGIFAVLVHGLGAAPLQGVANLGVRPSLDPRDVNAGRVLLETHCLDWPAELGAEGGYGKIICVELLCKLHDELRYESLQALTEGIARDRDAARAYFATTYLQTRRQTTRDRI, encoded by the coding sequence ATGAAAATCTTCCACGGCCTGCAGGCCAGCGGCCTGGCGCCCGCCTGCGCCCTGACCATAGGCAATTTCGACGGGGTGCACCGTGGGCACCAGGCGATGCTCGCGCTGCTCGCGGCCGAGGCGCGCCAGCGCTCGGTGGCGAGCTGCGTGCTCACCTTCGAGCCGCATCCGCGCGACTATTTCGCGGCCGAGCAGCGCAAGCCCGACCTGGCGCCGGCGCGCATAGGCACGCTGCGCGACAAGCTCGCGGGGCTGGCGCGCTGCGGCGTGGACCAGGCGGTGGTGGTGCGCTTCAACGCGCAGCTGGCGCAGCTGCCGGCACAGGCTTTCATCGACGAGGTGGTGGTGGAGGCGCTGGGCGCGCGCTATGTGCTCGTCGGCGACGACTTTCGCTTCGGCGCGCGGCGCGCGGGCGACTACGACATGCTCGACGCCGCCGGACGCGCTGCGGGGTTTGACGTGGCGCGCATGCTCAGCTACGAAGTGCATGGCGAGCGCGTCTCCAGCACCGCGGTGCGCGAGGCGCTGGCCGCTGGCGACATGGATGCGGCCGCGCGGCTGCTGGGGCGTCCCTACGCCATCTCCGGCCACGTGGTGCGCGGGCGGCGGCTGGGGCGCGAGCTCGGGGCCAGCAGCGCCGGGGCCGGCGACGGCTTTCGCACGCTGAACCTGCGCTTCAGCCACTGGAAACCCGCGGCCAGCGGCATCTTCGCGGTGCTCGTGCATGGTCTGGGCGCCGCGCCACTGCAGGGCGTGGCCAACTTGGGCGTGCGCCCCTCGCTCGATCCGCGCGACGTGAACGCGGGCCGCGTGCTGCTGGAGACGCACTGCCTGGACTGGCCCGCCGAGCTCGGCGCCGAAGGGGGCTACGGTAAAATCATCTGCGTGGAACTGCTCTGCAAATTGCACGACGAATTGCGCTACGAAAGCCTGCAGGCGCTCACCGAAGGCATAGCGCGCGACCGCGACGCGGCGCGCGCGTATTTCGCCACCACCTACCTGCAAACCCGCCGCCAGACGACGCGCGACCGAATTTGA
- a CDS encoding HNH endonuclease, with the protein MKVLKLSARGLPQSWITPEQAVTHYAAGDVRWELGSRVALFRGGHNARTGRQSRIEVSSIIGTRGVPDINPFELQPSLTNAKLFQRDRNLCAYCGGHFKDEDLTREHIVPVASRGPNHWMNVVTACRACNHRKASRTPEQAHMPLLYAPYVPSLWEDFILRNRRILADQMDFLMAHVPHSSRLLN; encoded by the coding sequence GTGAAAGTCTTGAAGCTGTCGGCCCGGGGTCTGCCGCAATCCTGGATCACGCCCGAGCAGGCGGTCACCCACTACGCCGCCGGCGACGTGCGCTGGGAGCTGGGCAGCCGCGTGGCGCTGTTCCGCGGTGGCCACAATGCCCGCACCGGCAGGCAGTCGCGCATCGAGGTCAGCAGCATCATCGGCACCCGCGGCGTGCCCGACATCAACCCCTTCGAGCTGCAGCCCAGCCTGACCAATGCCAAGCTGTTCCAGCGCGACCGCAACCTCTGCGCCTACTGCGGCGGCCACTTCAAGGACGAGGACCTGACGCGCGAGCACATCGTGCCCGTGGCCAGCCGGGGACCCAACCACTGGATGAACGTGGTCACCGCCTGCCGCGCCTGCAACCACCGCAAGGCCTCGCGCACGCCCGAGCAGGCGCACATGCCGCTCCTCTACGCGCCCTACGTGCCCAGCCTGTGGGAAGACTTCATCCTCCGCAACCGCCGCATCCTGGCCGACCAGATGGACTTCCTGATGGCGCACGTGCCGCACTCGTCGCGGCTGCTCAACTGA
- a CDS encoding tetratricopeptide repeat protein, producing MNTTAAQADPIRPYLETARTQMGQGQLREAALTLNEAQKIAPGDARIFMLAGLMAEKSGNVKGAFEMLRKSVATAPGWSPGLLELALLLARQNQFAEALEKAEEVARLEPKNPLVLAGVVDIAHRAGHTEMAVRHLRRGLELVPGDPQLRRLLARDLSTLGQYDEALQVWGGLLAQDPHDREALFGRVNTCVAMGRPTDAAADTATLAQLLPDDPVVAYYGQLASGETPAHQPVELNRALFDGMAELYDQHVVRGLGYRLPKIVADKILQRYPQKHLNVLDLGCGTGLLGVCLGRLDGFLIGVEVSQKMIEQAARHKVYDRFHTVDLNEALAATPEAQYEVLAALDVFIYTGELSRAMADAHRILQPAGDFYFSCELAPEEGADLILQPNGRYAHKRSHVARLCREAGFESVEIEELDLRREAGAAVRGILVRAHKAPA from the coding sequence ATGAATACCACCGCCGCCCAGGCCGACCCGATACGCCCCTACCTTGAAACCGCACGCACCCAGATGGGGCAGGGACAGCTGCGCGAGGCGGCATTGACGCTCAACGAGGCGCAGAAGATCGCGCCGGGCGACGCGCGCATCTTCATGCTGGCAGGCCTCATGGCCGAGAAGTCGGGCAACGTCAAGGGCGCCTTCGAGATGCTGCGCAAGAGCGTGGCCACCGCACCCGGCTGGAGTCCGGGCCTGCTGGAGTTGGCCCTGCTGCTGGCGCGCCAGAATCAGTTTGCCGAAGCGCTGGAAAAGGCCGAGGAAGTGGCCCGGCTGGAGCCGAAAAACCCGCTGGTGCTGGCGGGGGTGGTGGATATTGCCCACCGCGCCGGCCACACCGAAATGGCCGTGCGCCACCTGCGCCGCGGTCTGGAGCTGGTGCCCGGCGATCCGCAGTTGCGCCGCCTGCTCGCGCGCGACCTCAGCACCCTGGGCCAGTACGACGAAGCATTGCAGGTCTGGGGCGGCTTGCTTGCGCAAGATCCCCATGACCGCGAAGCGCTGTTCGGGCGCGTGAACACCTGCGTGGCGATGGGTCGGCCGACGGACGCGGCGGCCGACACCGCCACGCTGGCTCAGCTCCTGCCCGACGACCCGGTCGTCGCCTACTACGGCCAGCTGGCCAGCGGCGAGACGCCCGCGCACCAGCCGGTGGAGCTCAATCGCGCGCTGTTCGACGGCATGGCCGAGCTCTACGACCAGCACGTGGTGCGCGGCCTGGGCTATCGCCTGCCCAAGATCGTGGCCGACAAGATCCTGCAGCGCTACCCGCAAAAGCACCTCAACGTGCTGGACCTGGGCTGCGGCACCGGCCTTCTGGGCGTCTGCCTGGGGCGGCTCGACGGCTTTCTGATCGGCGTCGAGGTGTCGCAGAAGATGATCGAGCAGGCCGCGCGCCACAAGGTCTACGACCGCTTTCACACCGTGGACCTGAACGAGGCGCTGGCCGCCACCCCCGAGGCGCAGTACGAGGTGCTGGCCGCGCTGGACGTGTTCATCTACACCGGCGAGCTCTCGCGCGCCATGGCCGACGCCCACCGCATCCTGCAGCCCGCGGGCGACTTCTATTTCTCCTGCGAGCTGGCGCCCGAGGAGGGCGCGGATCTCATCCTGCAGCCCAATGGCCGCTATGCGCACAAGCGCAGCCATGTGGCGCGCCTGTGCCGCGAGGCCGGCTTCGAATCCGTCGAGATCGAAGAGCTGGACCTGCGCCGCGAGGCCGGGGCGGCGGTGCGCGGCATCCTGGTGCGCGCGCACAAGGCGCCCGCCTGA
- a CDS encoding HD family phosphohydrolase, which yields MADKDDLRSLLKRLEQLNAVGAALSRERDLGRLLELILDAAQTLTGADGGTLYRVTEDGSALRFVLMRTLSLGVRKGGQGEEPLDLPLLPLYLQDGTPNDHLVAVHAAVHDTTVAIDDAYDSARFDFSGTRSFDARTGYRSRSFLTVPLKNHDSEIIGVLQLINASDAQTGAVRPFSAGERRIAESLSSQAAIALTNRLLIDQLERLFESFVNLINQAIDEKSPYTGGHCQRVPRLTMMLAEAAHETAEGPLAAFSMTERDRYELKMAGLLHDCGKITTPVHVVDKATKLQTIYDRIGLVDTRFEVLKRDAEIDALRRQLALRPVVDETAERGLLDGLRRQGQELDAERDFLRACNVGSESMSAADQERLRAISARREWRNPEGVPTALLSSDELENLGIRKGTLTQAERDIINYHIVSTIRMLESLPWPRHLRNVPEYAGGHHERMDGKGYPRGLTREQMSWQARMLGIADIFEALTAVDRPYKHGMKLSQALAIMRGMREGGHIDPDLFDVFVKEKVYLRYAREFLDPAQIDV from the coding sequence ATGGCAGACAAGGATGATCTTCGCTCTCTGCTCAAGCGGCTGGAGCAGCTCAATGCCGTCGGCGCGGCGCTTTCGCGCGAGCGCGATCTGGGACGCCTGCTGGAGCTGATCCTTGACGCCGCCCAGACCCTCACCGGGGCCGACGGCGGCACGCTGTACCGCGTGACGGAAGACGGCAGCGCCTTGCGCTTCGTGCTCATGCGCACGCTCTCGCTGGGCGTGCGCAAGGGCGGGCAGGGCGAGGAGCCGCTCGATCTGCCCCTGCTGCCCTTGTATCTGCAGGATGGCACGCCCAACGACCACCTGGTGGCCGTGCATGCCGCGGTGCACGACACCACCGTGGCCATCGACGACGCCTACGACAGCGCGCGCTTTGATTTTTCCGGCACCCGGTCGTTCGATGCGCGCACCGGCTACCGCTCGCGCTCCTTCCTCACCGTGCCGCTGAAGAACCACGACAGCGAAATCATCGGCGTGCTGCAGCTCATCAACGCGAGCGACGCGCAGACGGGCGCGGTGCGGCCGTTTTCCGCGGGCGAGCGGCGCATTGCCGAATCGCTGTCCTCGCAGGCGGCGATCGCGCTGACCAACCGCCTGCTGATCGATCAGCTCGAGCGCCTGTTCGAGTCCTTCGTCAACCTGATCAACCAGGCAATAGACGAAAAATCCCCCTACACCGGTGGCCACTGCCAGCGCGTGCCCCGGCTCACCATGATGCTGGCCGAGGCCGCGCACGAGACTGCCGAAGGCCCGCTGGCGGCGTTCTCCATGACCGAGCGCGACCGCTACGAACTCAAGATGGCCGGCCTGCTGCACGACTGCGGCAAGATCACCACGCCGGTGCACGTGGTGGACAAGGCGACCAAGCTGCAGACCATCTACGACCGCATCGGCCTGGTGGACACGCGCTTCGAAGTGCTCAAGCGCGACGCCGAGATCGACGCGCTGCGCCGCCAGCTCGCGCTGCGACCGGTGGTCGACGAGACGGCCGAGCGCGGGCTGCTCGACGGCCTGCGCCGCCAGGGGCAGGAGCTGGACGCCGAGCGCGACTTCCTGCGCGCCTGCAACGTCGGCAGCGAATCGATGTCGGCGGCCGACCAGGAGCGTCTGCGCGCCATCAGCGCCCGGCGCGAGTGGCGCAACCCCGAAGGCGTGCCCACCGCGCTGCTCAGCAGCGACGAGCTGGAAAACCTCGGCATCCGCAAGGGCACGCTGACCCAGGCCGAGCGCGACATCATCAACTACCACATCGTGAGCACGATACGCATGCTCGAGAGCCTGCCCTGGCCGCGCCACCTGCGCAACGTGCCCGAATACGCCGGCGGCCACCACGAGCGCATGGACGGCAAGGGCTATCCGCGGGGCCTGACGCGCGAGCAGATGTCCTGGCAGGCGCGCATGCTCGGCATTGCCGACATCTTCGAGGCGCTCACCGCGGTGGACCGTCCCTACAAGCACGGCATGAAGCTGTCGCAGGCGCTGGCCATCATGCGCGGCATGCGCGAGGGCGGGCACATCGATCCCGACCTCTTCGACGTCTTCGTCAAGGAAAAGGTCTACCTGCGCTATGCGCGCGAGTTTCTCGATCCGGCCCAGATCGACGTGTAG
- the glmM gene encoding phosphoglucosamine mutase encodes MTRRYFGTDGIRGTVGREPITPDFVLRLGHAVGRVLKRQGERPRVLIGKDTRISGYMLESALESGLNSAGVDVVLLGPLPTPGVAYLTRALRADLGVVISASHNPFADNGIKFFDARGSKLPDAWELDVEQALEQPAQWVGAAELGKAWRLEDAAGRYIEFCKSTFAHELTLKGLKIVVDAAHGAAYHIAPKVFHELGADVIAIGCAPDGLNINDAVGATHPDALVRSVRANHADFGIALDGDADRLQMVDAAGRLYNGDELLYVIAMDRLQRGEAVGGVVGTLMTNMAVERALTQQGVQFVRAKVGDRYVLEELLARGWRLGGEGSGHLLALDKHSTGDGLVSALQVLQACVGRRLALARLLGDVVLYPQVLLNVRLVPGQDWRASTALAQATRQVQDELGERGRVLVRASGTEPLLRIMVESPDQEQADRCARQLADALRT; translated from the coding sequence TTGACGCGCCGATACTTTGGAACCGACGGCATACGCGGCACCGTGGGCCGCGAGCCGATCACGCCGGACTTCGTGCTGCGCCTGGGCCACGCGGTGGGCCGGGTGCTCAAGCGCCAGGGCGAACGCCCGCGCGTGCTGATAGGCAAGGACACGCGCATCTCGGGCTACATGCTCGAATCGGCGCTGGAATCGGGCCTGAATTCCGCCGGCGTGGACGTGGTGCTGCTCGGGCCGCTGCCGACCCCGGGCGTGGCCTATCTGACGCGGGCGCTGCGCGCCGATCTGGGCGTGGTGATCTCCGCCTCGCACAACCCCTTTGCCGACAACGGCATCAAGTTCTTCGACGCGCGCGGCTCCAAGCTGCCCGACGCCTGGGAGCTCGACGTCGAGCAGGCGCTGGAGCAGCCCGCGCAGTGGGTCGGCGCGGCCGAGCTGGGCAAGGCCTGGCGGCTCGAGGACGCGGCGGGGCGCTACATCGAGTTCTGCAAGAGCACCTTTGCCCATGAGCTCACGCTCAAGGGCCTGAAGATCGTCGTCGATGCGGCGCATGGCGCGGCCTACCACATCGCGCCCAAGGTGTTTCACGAACTCGGCGCCGACGTGATCGCGATCGGTTGTGCGCCCGACGGCCTGAACATCAACGACGCGGTGGGCGCCACCCATCCGGATGCGCTGGTGCGCTCGGTGCGCGCCAACCATGCAGACTTCGGCATTGCGCTCGATGGCGACGCCGACCGCCTGCAGATGGTCGACGCCGCCGGGCGGCTGTACAACGGCGACGAACTGCTCTACGTGATCGCCATGGACCGCCTGCAGCGCGGTGAAGCAGTGGGCGGCGTGGTCGGCACCTTGATGACCAACATGGCGGTGGAGCGCGCGCTCACGCAGCAGGGCGTGCAGTTCGTGCGCGCCAAGGTGGGCGACCGCTACGTGCTCGAAGAGCTGCTCGCGCGCGGCTGGCGCCTGGGCGGCGAAGGCTCTGGCCACCTGCTGGCGCTGGACAAGCACAGCACGGGCGACGGGCTGGTCAGCGCCCTGCAGGTGCTGCAGGCCTGCGTCGGGCGTCGCCTGGCGCTGGCCCGGCTGCTGGGCGACGTGGTGCTCTACCCGCAGGTGCTGCTCAACGTGCGCCTCGTCCCGGGTCAGGATTGGCGTGCGAGCACCGCCCTGGCCCAGGCCACGCGCCAGGTGCAGGACGAGCTGGGCGAGCGCGGGCGGGTGCTGGTGCGCGCCAGCGGCACCGAGCCGCTGCTGCGCATCATGGTCGAATCGCCCGATCAGGAGCAGGCCGATCGCTGCGCGCGCCAGCTCGCCGACGCGCTGCGGACCTGA